Proteins from one Diprion similis isolate iyDipSimi1 chromosome 3, iyDipSimi1.1, whole genome shotgun sequence genomic window:
- the LOC124404321 gene encoding trinucleotide repeat-containing gene 6C protein isoform X3 — translation MFPHNSSSHEISTETNAFVQNSKGDVVLLMASCPSGVEEGKRPDSVRSCDIESTNNSTMARPTSHPVATTTNDFLTVLPRQSGELGSAAKGKACQSVASAITKNPTNHFLIYDNNKINNHNNAEHNHHKYRKQNKPGSPGQLGSSADNSKSISKLLSDNKDSFSDLSIRVLQLSLNLKVTRGEVRESAGEPSLVRIPKSDCPPWLSHESSVVENYSLLGSRLDKGENNNLKANLSFVSNNNYSKSVILLSSTRDGDYYLRSESGGVGEGTALENFRFKNNSSSRWESVKLLAVKYSPVTKHDGACRKLTQNDLQNVKLVILYSDCHLSYKDHHFQDSQSDLDTTDIWFNRPKFVTKLLKLHFDNIDTLELLSLAQARNFDICSSNSLIVTTNESTSLLRSLTEENLTKVQPSRHATVNELMQRICVPLMIECKVYVNNGSNNNNNNNNNIIIGEEMNINNNNPDVIEDIVNVAVCYKTSCTMTTNYRLGFQNDGISYTQATMFTVGALSFQDNNKSNKPLHASFKDDNYQVSAKIDDKFNFNLKSVSKSTLSVRFSDKSETSHATRLNKSDEKMHVLSAVNIPTLTTCEPTMTLKCQPATVASQTNTVPASQVEKHSKVDYKTVLLKSSYLTYDQESTTSNRNSSDHDQNDNDFVSLNEESYENDIGFSNPLKNDEYDNDNEDDDDDNDDHHDDITPKNILQSAKYYQMTSFHDGCADRNNDDCNDNGELFNTNSPTSDIQKPIDLFANVRDLLSSYQKAYKSDSAQSEILCEQLRKALQSMFNRPNSCNEMYQSSLGYKKRWGIPIISGLAGGGESSLNTGTAASWGTAPPAAPNNNNATQSGWGGTPGNPPVGTGPPNNWGGNNVNRPVTANPNQNQNQGPPSSQNIPGEGNVNKVTNPNQSQNPQSGPPTSQSTNSTSGNQNNGQWPQGKSSNPGGPTQNQSSQNNNNPSQQPTQPGSNANNNPTNSATSSTGNNATTAASNNPSSKQQLEQLNTMREALFSQDGWGCQHVNQDTSWEVPSSPEPSMTKDGVPMWKPPVNNGTDLWEANLRNGGQPPPQQQAKTPWGHTPSTNIGGTWGEDDDAADSSNMWTGAPTPNQPNTAQWPGAATNQSSGMSGGGSSWGDPRMDPRDPRDLRTVDPREMRDPRDHRISLDPRDHMRVMDPMSRDPRMPDMRGDPRGISGRLNGASADAMWGQPPGPPHHQMSHQHPTGPPAKMVNPSSINQWAAPPPKEMMPGKPSGWEEPSPPTQRRNVPNYDDGTSLWGNPAPNPRPMPGSKVSHWKDLPTPNLGRGGMPCPPGMPQNRMPGQPGMKPDVGGPMWGHPTGPGGSGGGGGAGGGGGGTGGGGGAGRNGSWGDGPHDTAGWEDQKTPAAWNEPQINPPSSWGGPTSHKPKPMGPTGGWGDTDMDPTTSWAHPPKQILTKEVIWNSREFRYLCDLGYKKEDVETALRNREMNRDEAHELLIQVRPQDHWRRQDSHTGYDPASQSAAAAGYPPRFNHVAQQISFPPGAGMPSVGASGGMSGSVASASLLKLQQQQQQQAAVQLQQQQPSVTAAPQPPFNQTSRTPQNQPSTQQLRMLVQQIQLAVQEGYLNHQILNQPLAPQTLILLNQLLQQIKVLQQLHQQHSVQLSLKGNSQTGLQISVQITKTKQQIANLQNQIAVQQATYMKQQQQQQHPAAPSQASDYYKTSVHDPMSALQNTFSDLTMNKEPQVSQQQSRLNQWKLPSLDKESDLGTNEFSRAPGTTSKPPTTPGGLTQSHSSPNMNPLLGQGDGTWSSRLGDSGWPDAGTSDSTDGKDWQPGVAAFTDLVPEFEPGKPWKMKSIEDDPSITPGSVVRSPLSLAAIKDPDAIFSSSTKTSPPPSANADTSIPSLSNSTWSFNPPATTPSGFASSKNTWGEAAPPPTAVTSELWGAPMSKARGPPPGLGSKGGASASNGWGGLAGVNRSSSSWGLQSGAVGNTAWVSTWLLLKNLTPQIDGSTLKTLCMQHGPVQDFRLYLNHGIALAKYSSRDEAIKAQGALNNCVLGNTTIFAESPADSEVHTLLQQLGHGGQQQTAGSAGSGWGLRPTSKAGPPPDTWGGSSSQLWGAPPGGNSLWSNTGIDSGDQQRATPSSLNSYLPGDLLGDLFSSLETSRKIHSSMDFRFPLI, via the exons ATGTTTCCACACAATTCTAGTTCACATGAGATTTCTACTGAAACAAATGCCTTCGTACAAAATTCCAAG GGGGATGTAGTATTATTAATGGCAAGTTGTCCGAGTGGGGTGGAGGAGGGGAAAAGACCAGATAGCGTTAGGTCCTGTGATATCGAATCCACAAACAACAGTACTATGGCACGACCTACCAGCCACCCCGTCGCTACCACCACCAATGACTTCTTAACCGTCCTGCCACGCCAATCTg GTGAGCTTGGCTCAGCGGCTAAAGGCAAGGCCTGCCAGTCAGTGGCGTCAGCAATCACAAAAAATCCAACAAATCACTTTCTAAtctacgataataataaaataaataaccacAACAATGCAGAACATAATCATCACAAATACAGAAAGCAAAACAAACCGGGTTCGCCTGGGCAGCTGGGAAGCTCCGCCGATAACTCTAAGTCTATTTCTAAGCTCTTAAGTGATAATAAGGATAGCTTTAGTGATCTAAGCATTAGGGTACTACAACTAAGTCTAAATTTAAAGGTGACAAGGGGCGAAGTACGTGAATCTGCGGGGGAGCCTAGCCTAGTTAGGATACCCAAGTCTGATTGCCCCCCGTGGCTGTCGCACGAATCGTCCGTTGTCGAGAATTACTCCTTACTAGGGTCCCGCCTTGATAAGGGCGAAAACAATAACCTTAAGGCTAATCTTAGTTTcgtaagtaataataattactccaaatctgtgatattgctcagctCAACCCGCGACGGAGACTACTATCTGCGCTCCGAAAGCGGCGGTGTCGGAGAAGGCACAgctctcgaaaattttcgattcaaaaataattcttcaagCCGATGGGAAAGTGTGAAATTACTAGCTGTTAAGTACTCTCCTGTTACCAAGCATGATGGGGCGTGCAGAAAATTGACCCAAAATGATCTTCAAAATGTTAAACTTGTGATCTTATACTCAGATTGCCATCTCTCTTACAAAGATCATCATTTCCAGGATTCTCAAAGTGATCTTGACACAACTGATATTTGGTTCAATCGACCAAAGTTTGTCACAAAACTCTTAAAACTGCATTTTGACAATATCGATACATTAGAGTTGTTGTCCCTCGCACAAGCTCGGAATTTCGACATCTGTTCTTCCAATTCGCTTATCGTTACGACAAACGAATCCACCTCTCTGCTGCGATCTTTGACCGAAGAAAATCTTACGAAAGTTCAACCTTCTCGACACGCTACTGTGAACGAGCTGATGCAACGCATATGTGTTCCATTAATGATAGAATGTAAGGTTTATGTTAACAAcggtagtaataataacaataataataacaacaatattattattggagaagaaatgaatattaataacaataatccaGATGTTATCGAAGACATTGTTAACGTCGCTGTGTGCTACAAGACTAGTTGTACTATGACTACTAATTATAGGCTAGggtttcaaaatgatggtattaGCTATACCCAAGCAACAATGTTTACTGTTGGTGCTCTTTCATTTCAGGATAACAATAAGTCTAACAAGCCTCTACACGCTAGCTTTAAGGATGATAATTATCAAGTGTCTGCTAAGATCGACGATAAGTTTAACTTTAACCTTAAGTCTGTATCTAAGTCTACGCTAAGTGTTAGGTTTAGTGATAAGTCTGAAACGTCTCACGCTACTCGACTCAACAAATCTGACGAAAAAATGCACGTTCTGTCGGCTGTTAACATTCCTACACTGACTACCTGCGAGCCTACGATGACGCTTAAATGCCAACCAGCCACCGTCGCATCCCAAACTAACACTGTACCTGCCTCTCAAGTGGAGAAACACTCAAAAGTTGATTATAAAACTGTACTGTTGAAATCAAGTTACCTTACATATGACCAGGAATCAACTACAAGTAACAGAAATTCATCAGACCATGACCAAAATGATAATGACTTCGTCTCCCTTAACGAGGAATCTTACGAAAACGACATTGGTTTTTCAAACCCATTGAAGAACGATGAATATGATAACGATaatgaagatgatgatgatgacaacGACGACCACCACGACGATATCACACCCAAGAATATCTTACAATCTGCAAAATATTACCAGATGACATCATTCCATGATGGCTGTGCTGACCGTAACAATGATGATTGCAACGATAACGGCGAACTGTTCAACACCAACAGCCCGACCTCAGATATCCAAAAACCGATAGACTTGTTTGCAAACGTGCGTGACCTGCTCTCTAGCTATCAAAAAGCTTACAAAAGCGACTCGGCACAAAGTGAAATTCTCTGTGAACAATTAAGAAAAGCTCTGCAAAGTATGTTCAATCGTCCAAATTCTTGCAACGAAATGTATCAATCTTCACTGGGATACAAGAAAAGATGGGGAATACCGATAATCTCAGGCTTGGCTGGGGGCGGAGAAAGTTCGCTGAACACTGGAACTGCCGCTAGCTGGGGAACAGCACCACCTGCGGCGCCTAACAACAATAATGCCACTCAATCCGGCTGGGGTGGAACACCGGGAAATCCACCGGTAGGCACTGGACCACCGAATAACTGGGGTGGCAATAATGTGAATCGACCAGTCACCGCAAATCCCAATCAGAATCAGAATCAAGGACCGCCTAGTAGCCAGAACATCCCAGGTGAGG gTAATGTGAACAAAGTAACCAATCCAAACCAATCTCAAAATCCACAATCTGGACCACCTACATCTCAGTCAACTAACTCAACATCAGGGAACCAGAATAACGGACAGTGGCCTCAGGGAAAATCCAGCAATCCTGGAGGACCTACTCAAAATCAATCTTCTCAGAATAACAACAACCCGTCTCAACAACCCACGCAGCCAGGAAGTAATGCTAATAACAATCCGACTAACAGTGCAACGTCGTCGACTGGAAACAACGCGACAACAGCTGCTAGCAACAATCCTTCTTCAAAGCAACAACTCGAACAATTGAACACCATGCGAGAAGCCTTGTTCAGTCAAGACGGCTGGGGTTGT CAACACGTGAATCAAGATACGAGCTGGGAAGTTCCATCATCTCCGGAACCGAGTATGACCAAAGATGGCGTTCCCATGTGGAAACCACCTGTGAACAATGGTACAGATTTGTGGGAAGCTAACTTACGAAACGGAGGACAACCGCCTCCTCAACAACAAGCCAAAACACCATGGGGACACACTCCTTCAACAAATATTGGTGGTACTTGGGGTGAGGATGACGATGCTGCTGATTCGTCAAACATGTGGACTGGAGCGCCGACTCCTAATCAGCCCAATACAGCTCAGTGGCCTGGAGCAGCTACCAACCAGTCCAGTGGCATGTCTGGCGGTG GGTCCAGTTGGGGTGATCCAAGAATGGATCCCAGGGATCCTCGAGACTTGAGAACGGTAGACCCGAGAGAAATGCGTGATCCACGAGATCATAGAATATCCCTAGACCCACGAGATCATATGAGAGTAATGGACCCCATGAGCCGTGATCCACGAATGCCCGATATGCGTGGCGATCCGCGCGGTATTTCTGGCCGTCTGAATGGCGCAAGTGCCGATGCCATGTGGGGACAACCACCAGGACCACCGCATCACCAAATGAGTCACCAACACCCGACGGGACCCCCTGCAAAGATGGTAAATCCATCCAGTATAAACCAGTGGGCAGCGCCACCGCCCAAAGAAATGATGCCAGGAAAGCCGTCTGGATGGGAAGAACCTTCGCCGCCTACTCAGCGTAGGAATGTTCCAAATTACGACGACGGTACTAGCCTCTGGGGTAATCCAGCTCCAAACCCACGTCCAATGCCAGGTAGCAAAGTTTCCCACTGGAAAGATCTACCGACACCGAATCTGGGCCGTGGAG GAATGCCCTGCCCACCTGGTATGCCGCAAAACCGAATGCCTGGACAGCCAGGCATGAAACCGGATGTCGGTGGCCCAATGTGGGGCCATCCAACTGGCCCTGGTGGAAGTGGCGGTGGAGGCGGAGCGGGAGGCGGTGGCGGCGGTACGGGCGGTGGTGGAGGTGCTGGGCGCAATGGATCCTGGGGAGATGGGCCTCACGACACTGCTGGTTGGGAAGACCAAAAAACGCCTGCTGCTTGGAACGAGCCCCAGATAAATCCTCCTTCTTCATGGGGAGGCCCGACGAGTCATAAACCAAAACCTATGGGACCCACCGGAGGGTGGGGAGACACAGACATGGACCCGACGACAAGCTGGGCTCATCCACCGAAACAAATACTCACCAAAGAAGTTATTTGGAATAGCAGAGAGTTCAGATATCTCTGTGATCTTGGCTACAag AAGGAAGATGTGGAAACTGCATTAAGAAATCGCGAAATGAACAGAGACGAAGCACACGAACTTCTCATTCAAGTACGTCCTCAAGATCATTGGCGTCGTCAAGACAGTCATACTGGATACGATCCTGCTAGTCAATCTGCTGCCGCTGCCGGATATCCGCCACGGTTTAATCACGTTGCCCAACAGATATCTTTCCCACCG GGGGCCGGAATGCCTAGCGTGGGGGCCTCTGGTGGTATGAGTGGTTCAGTCGCCAGCGCCAGTCTCCTCAAGCtccaacaacaacagcaacaacaagcAGCTGTACAGTTGCAGCAACAACAGCCCAGTGTCACGGCGGCGCCGCAGCCACCTTTCAATCAG ACATCAAGAACACCACAAAATCAACCAAGTACCCAACAACTCCGAATGCTCGTACAACAAATTCAATTGGCTGTTCAGGAAGGCTATTTGAATCATCAGATATTGAACCAGCCATTGGCTCCGCAGACTTTAATCCTGCTTAACCAGCTATTGCAGCAAATCAAAGTGCTACAACAATTGCATCAGCAACATTCAGTGCAGTTATCTCTGAAAGGAAACAGTCAAACCGGGCTGCAGATTAGCGTACAGATAACTAAGACTAAACAACAGATCGCGAATCTGCAGAATCAAATTGCAGTTCAACAAGCAACGTACAtgaaacaacaacagcagcaacagcatccAGCAGCACCATCTCAAGCATCGGATTACTACAAAACATCTGTACATGATCCTATGTCTGCGTTGCAAAATACCTTCAGTGACTTAACTATGAACAAGGAACCTCAAGTG AGTCAACAACAGTCTCGTTTGAATCAGTGGAAACTACCATCCCTGGACAAAGAAAGCGATCTTGGTACTAATGAATTTTCACGAGCTCCTGGTACTACGAGCAAACCGCCGACTACACCAGGTGGTCTCACTCAATCACACAGCAGTCCTAACATGAATCCTTTACTAGGACAAGGAGACGGGACCTGGTCTTCTAGACTTGGTGACAGCGGATGGCCAGACGCTGGTACCAGTGATTCTACAGATGGGAAAGACTGGCAACCGGGTGTTGCTGCTTTCACTGATCTGGTACCAGAGTTTGAACCTGGCAAGCCATGGAAG ATGAAGAGCATTGAGGATGATCCAAGTATTACTCCCGGATCAGTTGTACGCTCGCCTTTGTCGCTTGCTGCAATCAAAGATCCCGACGCAATATTTTCATCGAGCACCAAAACCTCGCCGCCACCTTCAGCCAATGCAGACACTTCGATCCCCAGTCTAAGTAACTCGACTTGGAGTTTCAATCCACCGGCAACGACACCCAGCGGTTTTGCTAG TTCTAAGAATACCTGGGGTGAAGCTGCTCCACCGCCTACCGCTGTTACTTCTGAGTTGTGGGGCGCTCCGATGAGCAAAGCCCGAGGACCTCCCCCTGGATTAGGAAGCAAGGGCGGTGCAAGTGCCAGCAATGGTTGGGGCGGTTTGGCCGGAGTCAATCGTTCGTCCAGTTCGTGGGGTCTCCAGTCCGGCGCCGTTGGTAACACTGCCTGGGTCTCAACTTGGCTTTTGCTGAAAAACTTGACGCCACAAATCGATGGATCTACACTGAAGACGTTGTGCATGCAGCATGGGCCTGTACAAGACTTCAGACTGTACTTGAACCACGGAATTGCTTTGGCTAAATATTCGTCGAGAGATGAAGCTATCAAG GCACAAGGAGCACTGAACAACTGCGTTCTTGGCAACACGACAATATTTGCCGAATCTCCTGCTGACAGTGAGGTTCACACACTGTTGCAACAACTCGGCCATGGCGGTCAGCAACAAACCGCTGGATCGGCGGGTTCCGGATGGGGTCTTAGACCTACTAGCAAAGCCGGTCCACCACCAGACACGTGGGGCGGTAGCTCAAGTCAGCTTTGGGGAGCCCCACCCGGTGGTAATTCACTGTGGAGTAACACAGGCATTGATAGCGGCGATCAACAAAGAGCTACGCCAAGCTCGTTGAACTCTTACCTGCCCGGAGATCTTTTGGGAG